A single window of Nicotiana sylvestris chromosome 3, ASM39365v2, whole genome shotgun sequence DNA harbors:
- the LOC104232645 gene encoding beta-galactosidase 13-like, producing MTIPISQFLALALLSFFVASAIADEKPRGVTYDGRSMIINGNRELLFSGSIHYPRSPPEMWHDIIRKAKEGGLNLIQTYVFWNIHEPVQGQFNFEGNYDLVKFIKMIGEQDLYVNLRVGPYIEAEWNQGGFPYWLREVPNITFRSYNEPFMHHMKKYAEMVIDLMKKEKLFAPQGGPIIMAQIENEYNNVQLAYREDGKKYIKWAADMATGLYNGVPWVMCKQKDAPPQVINTCNGRHCADTFTGPNGPNKPSLWTENWTAQYRTFGDPPSQRAAEDIAFSVARFFAKNGTLTNYYMYHGGTNFGRTGSSFVTTRYYDEAPLDEFGLKREPKWSHLRDLHRAIRLSRRALLWGTPTVQKISQDLEITVWEKPGSDCAAFLTNNHTKLPSTIKFRDQEYYLPEKSVSILPDCKTVVYNTQTVVAQHNSRNFIASEKAKNLKWEMYQEKVPTINDLPLKNREPLELYSLTKDTSDYAWYSTSINFNRHDLPMRPDILPVMSIASMGHALAAFVNGEFVGFGHGNNIEKSFVFQKPVILKPGTNHITLLAETIGFPNSGAYMEKRFAGPRGITLQGLMAGTLDITLNNWGHKVGISGEKEQIFTEEGAKKVKWTPVSGPPPGPITWYKTYFDAPEGNNPVALKMDKMQKGMMWVNGNSLGRYWVSFLSPLGQPTQSEYHIPRAFLKPKDNLLVIFEETGGLPETIKVQTVNRDTICSIISEYRPPSVKSFERSGSQFNAIVEDLKSGAQLACPENNQVIKKIEFASYGNPDGACGNLYLGNCTSPNSLKVVEQHCLGKNTCAIPVEREAFDELSKDPCPNTFKTLAVQAKCGLP from the exons ATGACTATACCAATAAGTCAGTTCCTAGCGTTAGCCCTCCTCTCCTTTTTTGTTGCCTCTGCAATCGCTGATGAGAAGCCTCGTGGTGTCACCTACGACGGTCGTTCAATGATCATCAATGGCAACAGGGAATTGCTCTTTTCTGGTTCTATTCATTACCCTCGTAGCCCTCCTGAG ATGTGGCATGACATCATAAGGAAAGCTAAGGAAGGAGGTCTGAATCTAATTCAGACTTATGTTTTCTGGAACATACACGAGCCGGTTCAAGGGCAG TTCAACTTTGAAGGAAACTATGACTTGGTGAAATTCATCAAGATGATAGGAGAGCAAGACTTATATGTGAACCTAAGAGTTGGACCTTACATCGAGGCTGAATGGAATCAAgg TGGATTCCCATACTGGCTTAGAGAGGTTCCTAATATCACATTCCGTTCTTATAACGAACCATTCATG CACCACATGAAAAAATATGCAGAAATGGTGATTGACTTGATGAAAAAGGAGAAGTTGTTCGCGCCTCAAGGAGGCCCCATTATCATGGCTCAG ATTGAAAACGAATACAACAATGTCCAGCTTGCTTACAGAGAAGATGGAAAGAAGTACATAAAGTGGGCTGCTGATATGGCTACTGGATTGTACAATGGAGTCCCTTGGGTCATGTGCAAGCAAAAGGATGCCCCTCCACAAGTG ATCAACACATGCAATGGAAGGCATTGTGCAGATACTTTCACAGGTCCCAATGGTCCCAACAAGCCTTCTTTGTGGACTGAAAATTGGACTGCGca ATATAGGACATTTGGAGACCCTCCATCACAAAGAGCAGCTGAAGATATTGCATTTTCTGTAGCTCGTTTCTTTGCGAAGAATGGAACTCTAACAAACTATTACATG TACCATGGTGGCACCAACTTTGGAAGAACAGGCTCTTCCTTTGTGACGACTCGCTATTATGATGAAGCTCCCCTTGATGAATTTG GTTTGAAGAGGGAACCCAAATGGAGTCACTTGAGAGACTTGCACAGAGCTATAAGACTGTCCAGAAGGGCTCTCCTTTGGGGAACTCCCACTGTTCAAAAGATTAGCCAAGACCTCGAG ATTACAGTTTGGGAGAAGCCCGGAAGCGATTGTGCTGCCTTTTTGACCAATAACCATACCAAGTTACCATCCACAATTAAATTCAGGGATCAAGAATATTACTTACCTGAGAAGTCTGTTAGCATTCTCCCTGATTGCAAGACTGTTGTTTACAACACCCAAACG GTTGTTGCCCAACATAATTCAAGGAACTTCATAGCATCAGAGAAAGCAAAGAATCTCAAATGGGAAATGTACCAAGAGAAAGTTCCAACCATCAATGACTTGCCACTTAAGAACAGAGAACCCCTGGAGCTCTATAGTTTGACAAAAGATACTTCAGACTATGCTTGGTACAGCACAAG CATCAACTTTAATCGTCATGACTTGCCCATGAGACCTGACATCCTCCCCGTCATGTCAATCGCAAGTATGGGTCACGCATTGGCAGCCTTCGTTAATGGCGAGTTTGTTG GGTTTGGACACGGTAACAACATTGAGAAGAGCTTTGTTTTCCAGAAACCTGTCATCTTGAAACCTGGAACTAACCACATCACCCTTTTAGCTGAGACAATTGGATTTCCG AATAGCGGAGCTTATATGGAAAAGAGGTTTGCTGGACCCCGAGGTATAACTCTACAAGGCTTGATGGCTGGAACCCTTGACATAACCCTAAACAACTGGGGACACAAG GTTGGCATATCCGGTGAAAAAGAACAAATATTCACAGAAGAAGGTGCGAAGAAAGTGAAGTGGACTCCTGTGTCTGGTCCTCCACCAGGACCTATCACTTGGTACAAG ACCTACTTTGATGCCCCTGAAGGCAACAATCCAGTAGCCTTAAAGATGGACAAAATGCAAAAGGGTATGATGTGGGTCAATGGTAATAGCCTTGGTCGTTACTGGGTATCATTCCTTTCCCCTCTTGGACAGCCCACTCAATCTGA GTATCATATTCCAAGAGCTTTCTTGAAGCCAAAGGATAATCTCCTAGTAATCTTTGAGGAAACTGGAGGTCTCCCAGAAACCATTAAAGTCCAAACAGTTAACAGAGACACAATCTGCAGTATCATCTCTGAGTACCGACCTCCTAGCGTTAAGTCTTTTGAGAGGTCCGGAAGTCAATTCAATGCTATCGTAGAAGATCTAAAGTCAGGAGCTCAATTAGCTTGCCCAGAAAACAATCAAGTGATCAAGAAAATTGAGTTTGCTAGCTATGGTAATCCTGATGGAGCTTGTGGAAACTTGTATCTTGGGAATTGTACTTCTCCCAACAGTCTCAAAGTTGTAGAACAGCATTGTTTAGGAAAGAATACATGTGCAATCCCAGTTGAGAGAGAAGCTTTTGATGAGCTAAGCAAGGATCCTTGCCCTAATACATTCAAGACTTTGGCCGTCCAAGCAAAGTGTGGGCTTCCATAG
- the LOC104232646 gene encoding synaptotagmin-1-like isoform X1, which translates to MGFLSSILGFCGFGVGVSAGLVIGYFMFIFFQPNDVKDPVIRPLVERDTQSLQQLLPEIPIWVKCPDYDRVDWLNKFLELMWPYLDKAICRTAKNIAAPIIAEQIPKYKIESVEFETLTLGSLPPTFQGMKVYVTDEKELMMEPYLKWASNPNVTVAVKAFGLKATVQVIDLQIFAAPRITLKPLVPSFPCFAKIFVSLMEKPHVDFGLKLLGADLMSIPGLYRFVQETIKDQVANMYLWPKALEVQILDPSKAMKRPVGILHVKILRAMKLRKKDLLGASDPYVKLKLTESKLPSKKTTVKHSNLNPEWNEEFSMVVKNPESQALEISVYDWEQIGKHDKMGTNIVPLRDLTPDESKTMTLDLLKNMDLTDVQNDKQRGQIVVELTYKPFKEEDLPKDFEKAGTVLKAPEGTPPGGGVLVIIVHQAEDVEGKNHTNPYVRIIFKGEERKTKQVKKNRDPRWEEEFSFVLEEPPVNDKLHVEVISTSTRIGLLHPKEVLGYIDISLSDVVHNTRINEKYNLIDSKNGRIQVELQWRTAK; encoded by the exons ATGGGTTTTTTGAGTTCTATACTGGGTTTTTGTGGATTTGGAGTTGGAGTTTCTGCTGGCTTGGTGATCGGTTACTTTATGTTCATTTTTTTTCAGCCAAACGATGTTAAG GACCCTGTTATTCGTCCATTGGTCGAACGAGACACTCAAAGCTTGCAGCAATTACTTCCTGAAATTCCTATTTGGGTTAAATGTCCGGATTATGACCGT GTGGACTGGCTCAACAAATTTCTTGAGCTCATGTGGCCTTATCTGGACAAG GCTATTTGCAGGACTGCGAAGAATATTGCTGCACCTATTATTGCGGAGCAAATTCCAAAGTATAAAATTGAGTCTGTTGAATTTGAAACACTGACTTTGGGGTCCTTACCACCTACTTTCCAAG GTATGAAGGTCTATGTTACTGATGAAAAAGAGTTGATGATGGAACCATACTTAAAATGGGCCAGCAATCCTAATGTCACTGTTGCGGTCAAAGCATTTGGATTGAAAGCAACTGTTCAG GTTATCGACTTGCAGATCTTTGCAGCTCCACGTATTACTCTGAAGCCTCTAGTTCCGAGCTTTCCTTGTTTTGCCAAAATCTTTGTGTCACTTATGGAGAAG CCACATGTTGACTTCGGGTTGAAGTTATTGGGTGCTGATCTCATGTCCATTCCTGGGTTGTACAGGTTTGTCCAG GAGACAATTAAAGATCAAGTTGCTAACATGTATCTATGGCCTAAAGCTCTAGAAGTACAAATTTTGGATCCATCCAA AGCCATGAAAAGACCAGTTGGGATTTTACATGTTAAGATTTTGAGGGCAATGAAGCTGAGAAAGAAGGACCTATTGGGCGCATCTGATCCTTATGTAAAACTTAAGCTTACAGAGTCAAAGCTTCCATCTAAAAAGACCACTGTGAAGCATAGTAATTTAAATCCAGAGTGGAATGAGGAATTTAGTATGGTAGTTAAAAATCCGGAATCACAAGCATTGGAGATCTCTGTTTATGATTGGGAGCAG ATTGGGAAACATGACAAGATGGGTACAAATATCGTCCCGCTGAGAGATTTGACTCCTGATGAGTCAAAAACTATGACACTTGATCTCCTGAAGAATATGGATCTGACTGATGTTCAGAATGACAAGCAACGCGGACAGATTGTAGTAGAATTGACGTATAAACCGTTTAAGGAGGAGGATTTGCCAAAAGATTTTGAAAAGGCTGGAACAGTTTTAAAAGCTCCCGAAGGAACGCCACCAGGGGGAGGTGTCCTTGTAATTATAGTCCATCAAGCTGAAGATGTTGAAGGAAAGAACCACACTAATCCATATGTCAGGATTATCTTTAAAGGGGAGGAGAGAAAAACTAAG CAAGTGAAGAAGAACAGGGATCCAAGATGGGAAGAGGAGTTTAGTTTTGTGTTGGAGGAGCCTCCCGTGAATGATAAACTGCATGTGGAAGTTATCAGCACCTCAACAAGGATTGGCCTTCTACATCCAAAG GAAGTGTTAGGGTATATTGATATAAGTCTTTCAGATGTCGTCCACAACACAAGGATCAACGAGAAGTACAACCTCATAGATTCAAAAAATGGACGGATTCAAGTTGAGCTGCAATGGAGGACCGCTAAATAA
- the LOC104232646 gene encoding synaptotagmin-1-like isoform X2, with translation MGFLSSILGFCGFGVGVSAGLVIGYFMFIFFQPNDVKVDWLNKFLELMWPYLDKAICRTAKNIAAPIIAEQIPKYKIESVEFETLTLGSLPPTFQGMKVYVTDEKELMMEPYLKWASNPNVTVAVKAFGLKATVQVIDLQIFAAPRITLKPLVPSFPCFAKIFVSLMEKPHVDFGLKLLGADLMSIPGLYRFVQETIKDQVANMYLWPKALEVQILDPSKAMKRPVGILHVKILRAMKLRKKDLLGASDPYVKLKLTESKLPSKKTTVKHSNLNPEWNEEFSMVVKNPESQALEISVYDWEQIGKHDKMGTNIVPLRDLTPDESKTMTLDLLKNMDLTDVQNDKQRGQIVVELTYKPFKEEDLPKDFEKAGTVLKAPEGTPPGGGVLVIIVHQAEDVEGKNHTNPYVRIIFKGEERKTKQVKKNRDPRWEEEFSFVLEEPPVNDKLHVEVISTSTRIGLLHPKEVLGYIDISLSDVVHNTRINEKYNLIDSKNGRIQVELQWRTAK, from the exons ATGGGTTTTTTGAGTTCTATACTGGGTTTTTGTGGATTTGGAGTTGGAGTTTCTGCTGGCTTGGTGATCGGTTACTTTATGTTCATTTTTTTTCAGCCAAACGATGTTAAG GTGGACTGGCTCAACAAATTTCTTGAGCTCATGTGGCCTTATCTGGACAAG GCTATTTGCAGGACTGCGAAGAATATTGCTGCACCTATTATTGCGGAGCAAATTCCAAAGTATAAAATTGAGTCTGTTGAATTTGAAACACTGACTTTGGGGTCCTTACCACCTACTTTCCAAG GTATGAAGGTCTATGTTACTGATGAAAAAGAGTTGATGATGGAACCATACTTAAAATGGGCCAGCAATCCTAATGTCACTGTTGCGGTCAAAGCATTTGGATTGAAAGCAACTGTTCAG GTTATCGACTTGCAGATCTTTGCAGCTCCACGTATTACTCTGAAGCCTCTAGTTCCGAGCTTTCCTTGTTTTGCCAAAATCTTTGTGTCACTTATGGAGAAG CCACATGTTGACTTCGGGTTGAAGTTATTGGGTGCTGATCTCATGTCCATTCCTGGGTTGTACAGGTTTGTCCAG GAGACAATTAAAGATCAAGTTGCTAACATGTATCTATGGCCTAAAGCTCTAGAAGTACAAATTTTGGATCCATCCAA AGCCATGAAAAGACCAGTTGGGATTTTACATGTTAAGATTTTGAGGGCAATGAAGCTGAGAAAGAAGGACCTATTGGGCGCATCTGATCCTTATGTAAAACTTAAGCTTACAGAGTCAAAGCTTCCATCTAAAAAGACCACTGTGAAGCATAGTAATTTAAATCCAGAGTGGAATGAGGAATTTAGTATGGTAGTTAAAAATCCGGAATCACAAGCATTGGAGATCTCTGTTTATGATTGGGAGCAG ATTGGGAAACATGACAAGATGGGTACAAATATCGTCCCGCTGAGAGATTTGACTCCTGATGAGTCAAAAACTATGACACTTGATCTCCTGAAGAATATGGATCTGACTGATGTTCAGAATGACAAGCAACGCGGACAGATTGTAGTAGAATTGACGTATAAACCGTTTAAGGAGGAGGATTTGCCAAAAGATTTTGAAAAGGCTGGAACAGTTTTAAAAGCTCCCGAAGGAACGCCACCAGGGGGAGGTGTCCTTGTAATTATAGTCCATCAAGCTGAAGATGTTGAAGGAAAGAACCACACTAATCCATATGTCAGGATTATCTTTAAAGGGGAGGAGAGAAAAACTAAG CAAGTGAAGAAGAACAGGGATCCAAGATGGGAAGAGGAGTTTAGTTTTGTGTTGGAGGAGCCTCCCGTGAATGATAAACTGCATGTGGAAGTTATCAGCACCTCAACAAGGATTGGCCTTCTACATCCAAAG GAAGTGTTAGGGTATATTGATATAAGTCTTTCAGATGTCGTCCACAACACAAGGATCAACGAGAAGTACAACCTCATAGATTCAAAAAATGGACGGATTCAAGTTGAGCTGCAATGGAGGACCGCTAAATAA